Proteins encoded together in one Penicillium digitatum chromosome 1, complete sequence window:
- a CDS encoding AAA family ATPase, putative: protein MECYDIKIGEKVSITRAEGPLEDIDLVTLEDCSDLEKIAKHGSISESDRSHWEWALDEKLLRCGCLTTGLTFELELKGQARSFRVVNIHSQNPRSSHTLFQFTEVSKISLGPVTERKEEKSSGIAVQSTGLGGLSRQIEDINESLSDFNIDLRKPMMPSFYENSRGILLYGPKGTGKTSLLEQIEKAGWKQTFRVGMSILGRNINEGEVKLRNIFQEAARSKPSVIIIDQLEFIAPKRTSIESQSLASVLCENLDAIRNTSIIVVAATRHPNQVDDALRTPHRLGTEIEIHVPTAQDRAEILHAIRGPVSAAAGLTDELVELLAEKTHGYVGADLFALLQLVCRKARQRQLLEQNSIAKSATPIDPYSWHQGGSSDDESAISLEIQEADILLSLQEIRPTAMREVFLETPKVRWSDIGGQHDIKKRLQQAVERPLKYPQRMRRLNVNSKKGVLLYGPPGCSKTLTVKALATEAGLNFLAVKGAEILSMYVGESERSLREIFRKARAARPSIIFFDEIDAIAARRSSSSGGVNVLTTLLNEMDGIEELRNVLVIAATNKPDVLDPALMRPGRLDNILYIGPPDFEARREILRIWADKSVVNPEVDLDNLASLTEGYSGAEIVSICETAGDAALDEEEETQQEQDVQWKHFEYALGQVRRQITETVIQDGSHYIYELGKLNFPSSQQIVVEKLTKNVTENHIREIFGGFGEIEYLDLPINKAFMTNRGTAYILYYDPADAEAAIAHMHEAQLDGAILNVSIVLPRRKFSRSPPPASIRGNGGRSRYGRGSFAGQSSPPRRHGGGRPAERHDIYRPQTASRSRSPVRSRSYSSRSRSPPPHRGSPRTDSRHRRRRSPSYSSYGYSSRSRSPNRNRGHNRN from the exons ATG GAATGCTATGACATTAAGATCGGAGAGAAAGTTTCTATCACCAGGGCTGAAGGCCCCCTAGAAGACATCGACCTAGTGACATTGGAGGACTGTTCAGATCTTGAGAAAATTGCCAAACATGGCTCAATTTCAGAAAGCGACAGATCCCACTGGGAATGGGCCCTGGATGAAAAGCTTCTCCGATGCGGATGTTTGACAACGGGCTTGACTTTTGAGCTGGAGCTTAAGGGCCAAGCCAGAAGTTTTCGGGTGGTTAACATTCATTCACAGAACCCTCGCTCTAGTCATACTCTTTTTCAATTCACAGAGGTCTCGAAGATTTCCCTTGGCCCAGTcacagaaagaaaagaagaaaagtcTTCAGGCATAGCGGTGCAATCCACTGGCCTTGGAGGCCTCTCCCGCCAGATTGAAGATATCAATGAAAGCTTGTCCGATTTTAACATTGACCTGCGGAAGCCCATGATGCCATCATTCTATGAGAACAGCCGAGGAATTTTACTCTATGGTCCAAAGGGGACTGGTAAAACAAGTCTTCTAGAACAGATCGAGAAGGCTGGCTGGAAGCAAACATTCAGAGTCGGCATGTCAATTTTGGGGAGAAATATCAACGAGGGCGAGGTTAAGCTGCGCAATATCTTCCAGGAGGCGGCTCGCTCTAAGCCCAGTGTGATCATCATCGACCAGTTGGAATTCATTGCCCCCAAGCGAACCTCAATTGAATCCCAGTCCCTTGCATCTGTTCTCTGCGAGAACTTAGATGCTATCCGAAATACTTCGATTATTGTGGTGGCCGCAACAAGACACCCCAATCAAGTCGATGACGCCCTCAGAACTCCCCATCGACTTGGCACAGAAATTGAGATACATGTCCCTACCGCTCAGGATCGGGCTGAAATACTACATGCCATTCGTGGGCCAGTATCTGCCGCTGCCGGTTTAACCGACGAGCTGGTAGAGCTACTAGCAGAAAAGACCCACGGATACGTTGGAGCTGACCTTTTCGCTCTTCTACAATTGGTCTGTCGCAAAGCCCGACAACGACAACTGTTGGAACAAAATTCCATAGCCAAATCGGCCACTCCGATCGACCCATATAGCTGGCACCAGGGAGGTTCTAGCGATGATGAATCGGCCATTTCATTGGAGATACAAGAAGCAGATATTCTGCTTTCCCTGCAGGAGATTCGTCCCACGGCCATGCGGGAAGTATTCTTGGAAACCCCAAAGGTGAGATGGTCAGACATCGGTGGACAGCATGATATCAAAAAACGTCTCCAACAAGCCGTTGAGCGACCCTTGAAG TATCCTCAACGGATGCGCAGGCTTAATGTGAATAGTAAAAAGGGTGTTTTACTTTATGGACCACCCGGTTGTTCCAAGACACTGACGGTCAAAGCCCTAGCTACAGAGGCGGGGCTTAACTTCCTGGCAGTCAAGGGTGCAGAGATTCTCAGCATGTACGTTGGAGAATCTGAACGATCATTGAGAGAGATCTTCAGAAAGGCCCGAGCAGCACGACCAAGTATCATATTCTTTGACGAGATTGACGCCATTGCTGCTCGACGCAGCAGTAGTTCGGGAGGAGTCAATGTTCTGACGACTCTGCTAAATGAAATGGACGGCATTGAGGAGCTCCGAAATGTCCTGGTCATTGCTGCCACGAACAAGCCTGATGTCTTAGACCCCGCATTGATGCGACCCGGGCGGTTGGACAATATTCTTTATATTGGCCCTCCAGACTTTGAGGCACGCAGGGAAATCCTACGCATCTGGGCCGATAAGTCTGTGGTGAACCCAGAAGTCGACTTGGATAATCTGGCATCTCTGACTGAAGGCTATTCTGGTGCTGAGATTGTGAGCATTTGTGAAACCGCTGGAGATGCAGCActtgatgaggaggaggaaacACAGCAGGAGCAGGATGTGCAGTGGAAACACTTTGAATATGCACTGGGACAGGTGCGGCGTCAAATCACGGAAACTGTCATCCAAGA TGGCAGCCACTACATCTACGAACTTGGAAAGCTGAATTTCCCTTCTTCTCAACAGATCGTGGTAGAAAAATTGACAAAAAACGTCACAGAAAATCACATCCGAGAGATCTTCGGGGGCTTTGGAGAAATAGAGTACCTCGATCTTCCAATCAACAAAGCGT TCATGACAAATAGGGGGACTGCGTACATTCTTTACTACGACCCCGCTGACGCGGAGGCAGCTATTGCCCACATGCATGAGGCCCAGCTTGACGGTGCTATCCTAAATGTCTCAATTGTCCTCCCTCGCCGCAAATTCTCGCGCTCACCACCCCCTGCGTCAATTCGAGGCAATGGCGGTCGCTCTAGATATGGCCGAGGGTCATTTGCAGGCCAGTCATCTCCGCCCAGACGGCACGGAGGCGGTCGACCTGCAGAACGCCATGACATCTATAGACCCCAGACTGCATCAAGATCGCGATCACCTGTTCGTTCTCGGTCATACTCCTCTCGATCTCGCTCACCACCGCCGCACAGAGGTAGTCCTCGCACAGACTCGCGGCATCGCCGACGCCGGAGCCCAAGCTATAGCAGCTATGGCTACAGCAGTCGAAGTCGCAGTCCAAACCGGAACCGCGGCCATAATCGAAATTAA